The Sulfurimonas sp. genome includes a region encoding these proteins:
- a CDS encoding KpsF/GutQ family sugar-phosphate isomerase, giving the protein MNYRQIAQETLKIEAQTLLESAQNIGDVFDKAVEIILACRGKLIVTGVGKSGLIGAKMAATFASTGTPSFFLHPTEALHGDLGMIGRDDVVLAISYSGESEELSSILPHIKRFDTPLIGMTRDRNSTLGRYSDLVIDVVVEKEACPLNIAPTSSTTLTLALGDALAVCLMRAKDFKKSDFASFHPGGSLGKQLFVKVKDLMRTKDLPLISADTKLKDAIVKISEGRLGTVLVTDEQNRLLALVSDGDIRRALMNEDFSLEESVLKYATLSPKTIDDENILASEALVLIEEMKIQLLVVTDKQKRVHGVLHIHTLIEKGIS; this is encoded by the coding sequence ATGAATTACAGACAAATAGCACAAGAAACCCTAAAAATCGAAGCTCAAACACTCCTTGAGAGTGCTCAAAATATCGGTGATGTTTTTGACAAAGCAGTAGAGATTATTCTCGCATGCAGAGGAAAACTCATCGTTACGGGTGTAGGAAAATCAGGACTAATCGGCGCTAAAATGGCGGCAACTTTTGCATCGACCGGAACGCCCAGCTTTTTTCTTCATCCGACAGAAGCGCTTCACGGCGATTTGGGGATGATCGGCAGAGATGATGTTGTTTTGGCGATTAGCTACAGCGGAGAGAGCGAAGAGCTAAGCTCCATACTTCCGCATATAAAAAGATTTGATACTCCGCTTATCGGTATGACGAGAGATAGAAACTCCACGCTTGGAAGATACAGTGATTTGGTTATTGATGTCGTAGTTGAAAAAGAGGCGTGTCCTCTAAATATTGCGCCGACCAGCTCAACAACCCTGACTCTTGCTCTTGGCGATGCACTTGCCGTCTGCCTTATGAGAGCAAAAGACTTTAAAAAGAGCGATTTTGCCTCATTTCATCCGGGCGGATCTCTTGGCAAACAGCTTTTTGTAAAAGTTAAAGATTTGATGAGAACAAAAGATTTGCCCCTCATAAGTGCAGATACAAAACTCAAAGATGCGATTGTAAAGATTAGCGAAGGCAGGCTCGGAACGGTTTTGGTTACAGATGAGCAAAATAGACTTCTGGCACTTGTCAGTGACGGGGATATCCGCAGGGCTTTAATGAATGAGGATTTTTCACTGGAAGAGAGCGTTTTAAAGTATGCAACGCTAAGTCCAAAAACAATAGATGATGAAAATATACTTGCAAGTGAAGCACTTGTGCTTATAGAAGAGATGAAGATACAACTTTTGGTTGTAACAGATAAACAAAAGAGAGTTCATGGCGTGCTTCACATCCATACTTTGATAGAAAAAGGCATTTCATGA
- a CDS encoding diguanylate cyclase, with the protein MRENDYIPTILIVDDMAANIAILSDLLQSSYKIKIAKNGQRALDIARGKEKPDLILLDIEMPQMSGYEVCKKLKDSSDTRNIPVIFVTAKNDTTDEEYGLKLGAIDYIKKPFHPAIIKIRVRNHINLKLKSDKLEELSMCDSLTGIPNRRYFDETLERKHREVLRDKKSLAVIMIDIDFFKLYNDNYGHWKGDECLAKVAVTLRKTLKRSTDTVSRYGGEEFVILLKDIDKEGAKRVAESLVNAIAELKIPHEYSPVTNFVTISVGVAIKEENESISKEELLKIADDELYRAKESGRNRFCAGF; encoded by the coding sequence ATGAGAGAAAATGACTATATACCGACTATTTTAATAGTCGATGATATGGCTGCGAATATTGCTATTTTATCGGATTTACTTCAGAGTAGCTATAAAATTAAAATAGCAAAAAACGGTCAAAGAGCACTTGATATAGCAAGAGGCAAAGAGAAGCCGGATCTCATTCTTTTGGATATAGAGATGCCGCAAATGAGCGGATATGAAGTTTGTAAAAAATTAAAAGATTCTTCAGACACCAGAAACATCCCCGTTATATTTGTAACTGCAAAAAATGATACGACGGACGAAGAGTATGGCTTAAAGTTAGGAGCGATTGACTACATCAAAAAACCGTTTCATCCTGCAATTATAAAAATAAGAGTAAGAAATCATATAAATCTAAAACTCAAAAGCGATAAACTAGAAGAACTTTCAATGTGTGACAGCCTTACGGGCATTCCAAACAGAAGATACTTTGACGAGACTCTTGAGAGGAAGCATAGAGAAGTCTTAAGAGATAAAAAAAGTCTCGCCGTTATAATGATAGACATAGACTTCTTTAAACTCTACAACGACAACTACGGACACTGGAAGGGAGACGAATGTCTTGCAAAAGTAGCCGTAACACTAAGAAAAACTCTAAAACGCTCAACGGATACGGTTTCAAGATACGGCGGTGAGGAATTTGTTATTTTATTAAAAGATATAGATAAAGAGGGAGCAAAAAGAGTTGCAGAATCTTTAGTAAACGCAATTGCCGAGCTTAAAATCCCTCATGAGTATTCGCCTGTTACAAATTTTGTAACAATAAGCGTTGGAGTTGCTATAAAAGAGGAGAATGAATCCATCTCTAAAGAAGAGCTGCTAAAAATTGCAGACGATGAACTCTACCGCGCCAAAGAGAGCGGCAGAAACAGATTTTGCGCGGGGTTTTAA
- a CDS encoding ATP-binding protein, producing MRDVLGKYVSSINTLKVEERVLYFNTLILAEEGAGKTNLACKIRNYVIDNNVATLYLDFSNSDVDNIELRYKDEHFNYIRFDESEKFQEEFNKLVNDKQHIYMAVDPAYFSNKRDIKSKLTETLQIRGLLDNYYYFFHDIENLNGFYTKFEDFLLYMLNFLNLKKYGLTFLTQPHSTFENPQIKLLFTFLYLGKCSTFEYFNTANLKKLPKNRFFYQYRTNYKTLLFNDIKSNIVHIDEYVFEV from the coding sequence ATGAGAGATGTACTAGGAAAATATGTAAGCAGCATAAATACACTAAAAGTTGAAGAGAGAGTTTTATATTTTAACACCTTAATCTTGGCAGAAGAGGGGGCGGGAAAAACCAATCTTGCGTGCAAGATAAGAAATTATGTAATCGACAACAATGTTGCAACACTGTATCTTGATTTTTCCAACTCGGATGTGGACAATATAGAGTTGAGATATAAAGATGAACACTTTAACTATATAAGATTTGATGAGAGCGAGAAGTTTCAAGAAGAGTTTAATAAACTAGTCAATGATAAACAGCATATCTATATGGCAGTTGATCCGGCTTACTTTTCAAATAAAAGAGATATAAAAAGTAAATTGACGGAAACTCTTCAGATAAGAGGACTTTTAGATAATTATTACTACTTTTTTCACGATATCGAAAATTTAAACGGTTTTTATACGAAATTTGAAGACTTTTTGCTCTATATGTTAAACTTTTTAAATTTAAAGAAGTACGGGTTGACTTTTTTAACACAGCCTCACTCGACATTTGAAAACCCGCAGATAAAACTGCTCTTTACTTTTTTATACCTTGGAAAATGTTCAACTTTTGAGTATTTTAACACGGCAAATTTAAAAAAATTACCGAAAAACAGATTTTTCTACCAGTATAGAACAAACTATAAGACGCTTCTGTTTAACGATATAAAGAGCAATATTGTTCACATAGACGAGTATGTTTTTGAAGTGTAG
- a CDS encoding pseudouridine synthase has protein sequence MRLNKYIAHHSSYSRREADKVIQDGFVRVNSEIQTNPATDIYEGVDIVYVSGKQVTPRDKYTVIVYNKPRGELVTKNDPKGRRTIYDTLAKEYKHYIPVGRLDYASEGLLLLSDASKVASALMESDLERIYKIKIKGEVTPDMEDAMLNGMTLEDATAGGHSHSKVTAMEFKPFIGYKIQKNQPNYSILKVALSEGQNRELRRFFAHFGAEVVDLKRISFAEIKLNNLPTGKVRFLDRSEYSALAKFLKEEKKSDSKEEKKPNFKNEKKPNAKESKKSDFKDEKKPSFRDNEKQKPSFKNEKKTTLKDGKKPNFKDDKKTNFKDKKITKKKS, from the coding sequence ATGAGATTAAACAAATACATCGCGCACCACTCAAGCTACTCAAGAAGAGAGGCGGACAAAGTTATACAAGACGGCTTCGTTAGGGTAAACTCAGAGATTCAAACCAACCCTGCTACCGATATATACGAGGGTGTAGACATTGTTTATGTCAGCGGCAAACAAGTTACCCCGAGAGATAAATATACGGTAATCGTCTACAATAAACCAAGAGGCGAACTTGTAACAAAGAACGACCCAAAAGGCAGAAGAACTATTTACGACACTTTAGCTAAAGAGTATAAGCACTATATTCCCGTAGGCAGGCTTGACTACGCTTCAGAGGGTTTGCTTCTCTTAAGCGATGCTTCAAAAGTTGCCTCTGCACTTATGGAGTCAGACTTAGAGCGCATATATAAGATAAAAATCAAAGGTGAAGTCACTCCCGATATGGAAGATGCCATGTTAAACGGTATGACGCTTGAAGATGCAACTGCCGGCGGACATAGCCACTCCAAGGTGACGGCTATGGAATTTAAACCTTTTATAGGATATAAAATTCAAAAAAATCAGCCGAACTATTCCATTTTAAAAGTAGCACTTAGCGAGGGGCAGAACCGAGAGCTTAGAAGATTTTTCGCCCATTTCGGAGCAGAGGTTGTTGACCTTAAGAGAATTAGTTTTGCTGAGATTAAACTAAACAATCTTCCTACTGGTAAGGTTAGATTTTTGGATAGAAGCGAATACTCGGCACTGGCAAAATTTTTAAAAGAAGAGAAGAAGTCAGACTCTAAAGAAGAGAAAAAACCAAATTTCAAAAATGAAAAAAAACCAAACGCCAAAGAGAGCAAAAAATCAGACTTTAAAGATGAAAAAAAGCCAAGCTTTAGAGATAATGAAAAGCAAAAGCCAAGTTTTAAAAATGAGAAAAAAACCACCCTTAAAGACGGTAAAAAACCGAACTTTAAAGATGACAAAAAAACGAACTTTAAAGACAAGAAAATAACTAAAAAGAAGAGTTAA
- a CDS encoding NAD(P)H-hydrate dehydratase, giving the protein MQKLFDEVASLDRRCYEKFFLNEDILMEHAADGMACYIRDNFEKNSKIVVVCGSGNNGADGTALARLLHKSYDISILRAKKPASKMALLQQNRAFSIGVKEITELESCDVLVDAIVGTGYSGCLSDELSLLIDKMNSVNAFKIACDIPSAFAFRADVTLTMGALKKSMFLDSAKDMVGDIKVLDLGVSREIYEKESNWRVLDLEDLKLPNRTKKDSHKGSYGHLAIASGEKSGASIMSALSAFRFGSGLVTLVGFEEIEIPHTLMYSHEVPKGATALALGMGLGVEFSEIELAKFLDNSLSLVADADIFCMPIVLEILKRENVVITPHPKEFVSLLKITKVADISADELQKERFKYAESFCKKFPHIVLLLKGANVIIGKNDNFFINPHGTPSLAKGGSGDVLSGLIASLLAQGYECLDAAINGSLAHAKLALNYKGADFSLTPDDLIDEISRLEETK; this is encoded by the coding sequence ATGCAAAAACTTTTTGATGAGGTGGCATCTTTAGATAGAAGATGCTATGAGAAGTTTTTTTTAAACGAAGATATTTTGATGGAGCATGCGGCAGATGGCATGGCTTGCTACATTCGCGATAACTTTGAGAAAAACTCAAAAATAGTCGTGGTATGCGGAAGCGGCAATAACGGGGCGGACGGGACGGCACTTGCAAGGCTTCTGCACAAAAGTTACGATATATCTATACTTAGGGCAAAAAAACCTGCTTCAAAGATGGCGCTTTTACAACAAAACCGTGCTTTTAGCATAGGTGTTAAAGAGATTACGGAGCTTGAGAGTTGCGATGTTTTAGTCGATGCAATCGTAGGAACCGGATATAGCGGCTGTTTAAGCGATGAACTTTCGCTGCTTATTGATAAAATGAACTCCGTAAATGCTTTTAAAATTGCATGCGATATTCCGTCGGCTTTTGCTTTTAGAGCCGATGTAACATTAACAATGGGTGCTTTGAAAAAGAGTATGTTTTTGGATAGTGCAAAAGATATGGTCGGGGATATAAAAGTCCTTGATTTGGGTGTGAGCAGAGAAATTTACGAAAAAGAGAGCAACTGGAGAGTTCTTGATTTGGAGGATTTAAAACTTCCAAACAGAACAAAAAAAGATTCTCATAAAGGAAGCTACGGACATTTAGCGATTGCATCGGGAGAAAAAAGCGGTGCTAGCATTATGAGTGCGCTATCTGCATTTAGATTTGGAAGCGGTTTGGTAACGCTTGTAGGATTTGAAGAGATAGAGATACCGCATACCTTGATGTACTCTCACGAAGTGCCAAAAGGAGCAACTGCTTTGGCTTTGGGAATGGGTCTTGGCGTAGAGTTTAGCGAGATAGAACTTGCCAAATTTTTAGACAATTCTCTTTCTCTTGTTGCCGATGCGGATATTTTTTGTATGCCTATCGTTTTAGAGATATTAAAAAGAGAAAATGTAGTTATAACCCCGCATCCAAAAGAGTTTGTTTCTCTTTTAAAAATTACGAAAGTTGCAGATATATCCGCTGATGAGTTACAAAAGGAGCGGTTTAAATATGCCGAGTCGTTTTGTAAAAAATTTCCGCATATAGTACTTCTTTTAAAAGGTGCAAATGTCATCATCGGTAAAAATGATAACTTTTTTATAAATCCGCACGGAACTCCATCACTTGCAAAAGGCGGAAGCGGAGATGTTTTAAGCGGTCTTATCGCCTCTCTTTTGGCTCAAGGTTATGAGTGTTTGGATGCGGCAATAAACGGTTCATTAGCACATGCTAAACTTGCGCTAAATTACAAAGGTGCTGATTTTTCACTCACGCCCGATGACTTGATAGATGAAATAAGTAGATTAGAGGAAACAAAATGA
- a CDS encoding thiazole synthase, with amino-acid sequence MKDILKIGKYELGSRLIVGSGKYKDFLTTKEATLVSGSELITVAVRRLNITDPDKENLRDTFAGTNVKFLPNSAGCTTAEEAITTFRLTREATGIDLIKLEVIGDTQKTLYPDVLETIKACEILAREGFTIMAYTSDDPIMAKRLEDAGAHAIMPLAAPIGSGLGIQNPYNIVFIREAVSVPVIVDAGIGCASDAAYAMELGADGVLTNTAIAGAQNPIMMAEAMKHAVIAGRMSYLSGRIAKRPYATASSPMNGLIQF; translated from the coding sequence ATGAAAGATATACTAAAAATCGGAAAATATGAACTTGGCTCTCGCTTGATAGTCGGAAGCGGAAAATACAAAGATTTTCTAACCACAAAAGAGGCAACTTTAGTTAGCGGAAGCGAACTTATTACTGTTGCGGTTCGTCGTTTAAATATAACAGACCCCGATAAAGAAAATCTAAGAGATACATTTGCAGGTACGAATGTAAAATTTTTGCCAAACTCGGCAGGATGTACTACGGCAGAGGAGGCTATAACCACTTTTAGGCTCACCCGTGAAGCTACGGGAATTGACTTAATCAAACTAGAAGTTATTGGAGATACTCAAAAAACTCTCTATCCCGATGTGCTTGAGACTATAAAAGCTTGTGAGATTTTAGCTCGTGAGGGATTTACGATTATGGCTTACACTTCGGATGATCCGATTATGGCAAAGAGACTTGAAGATGCGGGAGCGCACGCGATAATGCCTCTTGCAGCTCCTATAGGGAGCGGACTCGGAATTCAAAATCCTTACAACATCGTCTTTATTCGTGAAGCCGTGAGCGTCCCCGTAATAGTAGATGCGGGAATAGGATGTGCAAGCGATGCCGCTTATGCTATGGAACTTGGAGCTGATGGAGTTTTAACAAATACTGCCATTGCCGGAGCGCAAAATCCTATAATGATGGCAGAGGCGATGAAACATGCAGTAATAGCAGGGCGGATGAGCTATCTCTCGGGAAGAATTGCAAAACGCCCTTATGCTACCGCCTCTTCGCCTATGAATGGGTTGATACAGTTTTAA
- a CDS encoding AAA family ATPase, which translates to MIKRLYAHNFKCLQNFELDFKNLNSVFLLGKNGSGKTTVFEVIEIFQKIGQGVTSLEELISIESFSFGNKKTPIHLELEVELDKQKFHYILMIEFPENFNAPKIKSEKLSAGQTIVFTRDGGQTVLNDSAHFLLDWHHVGLSLVSAKTHNDPIALFREWLKTIIFLSPFPKYFSSLSKIENPKLLRDGSNIIDFARWLLSSNPSLYVQMYDFLKSKMPDLQLFKFEILGRDDKGLSFIFKQDSSAVSFDFEQLSDGEKIFFLSATILAAQANNPNLLCIWDEPDNFIGLVELKQMIIEFRKTFESSASLGQLLLTSHNERVINSFSNHNIFVLSRDSHLSPTRINILEEISYKSSTVVDAYDNGELDR; encoded by the coding sequence ATGATTAAGAGGTTGTATGCACATAATTTTAAATGTCTTCAAAATTTTGAATTAGATTTCAAGAATCTTAATTCTGTTTTTTTGTTGGGTAAAAATGGCTCTGGAAAAACAACAGTTTTTGAAGTAATTGAAATTTTTCAAAAAATAGGACAAGGTGTAACTAGTTTAGAAGAACTTATATCTATTGAAAGCTTTAGTTTTGGTAATAAAAAAACTCCTATACACCTTGAATTGGAAGTAGAATTAGATAAACAAAAATTCCATTATATTTTAATGATTGAATTTCCTGAAAATTTTAACGCTCCTAAAATAAAGAGTGAAAAACTTTCTGCTGGACAAACAATAGTATTCACAAGAGACGGTGGGCAAACAGTACTTAATGATAGTGCACACTTTTTACTTGATTGGCACCATGTTGGACTTTCATTGGTGTCAGCTAAGACGCATAATGATCCTATCGCACTTTTTAGAGAATGGTTAAAAACTATTATCTTTTTATCACCATTTCCAAAATATTTTTCTTCATTATCAAAGATTGAAAACCCTAAATTATTAAGAGATGGATCAAATATTATAGATTTTGCTAGATGGTTATTGTCTTCAAATCCAAGTCTTTATGTGCAAATGTATGATTTTTTAAAATCAAAAATGCCTGATTTACAACTTTTTAAATTTGAAATCCTTGGGAGAGATGATAAGGGATTGAGTTTTATATTTAAGCAAGATAGTAGTGCAGTTTCTTTTGATTTTGAACAATTATCTGACGGAGAAAAGATATTTTTCCTATCAGCAACTATTTTGGCAGCTCAAGCAAATAATCCAAATTTACTTTGTATATGGGATGAGCCAGATAATTTTATAGGTTTGGTAGAATTAAAACAGATGATTATAGAATTTAGGAAGACATTTGAATCTTCAGCAAGTCTTGGACAGCTACTTTTAACATCTCATAATGAGAGAGTTATCAATAGTTTTTCTAACCATAATATTTTTGTTCTTAGTAGAGACTCACATTTATCACCAACAAGAATTAATATTTTAGAAGAAATTTCTTATAAAAGCTCAACAGTTGTCGATGCGTATGACAATGGTGAGTTGGATAGATAG